The following are encoded in a window of Pristis pectinata isolate sPriPec2 chromosome 1, sPriPec2.1.pri, whole genome shotgun sequence genomic DNA:
- the LOC127568177 gene encoding prostaglandin D2 receptor-like isoform X2 codes for MAPCENSSTVHEDGNVVSSTLLFTAGLIGNIIALVILWKHKRENRGQVSVFYILVTGLVVTDLLGKCLISPVVFVSYATNRTLKALADHNSLCDYFSFTMSFFGIASMFFLFTMAVECWLSISHPFFYQRHFTKRRVVIIFPAVYLCSLFICSMPFMGLGSTKQYCPGTWCFFNMANDEKKSASFSVLYATLMAILIAAVLVCNSSVAINLTKMYRRQRQRSNSNLSGSRMRRFVHYEELDNLVLLILMNVIFLICSLPLTWANGNSKELG; via the coding sequence ATGGCCCCTTGTGAAAACTCCAGCACCGTGCACGAAGATGGCAATGTAGTGAGTAGCACCCTGCTGTTCACCGCAGGGCTGATCGGCAACATCATCGCGCTGGTGATTCTCTGGAAGCACAAGAGGGAGAACAGGGGGCAGGTGTCCGTCTTCTACATTCTGGTCACTGGGCTGGTGGTGACCGATCTGCTGGGGAAGTGCCTGATCAGCCCAGTGGTGTTCGTGTCCTACGCCACCAACCGCACCTTGAAAGCCCTGGCAGACCACAACAGCCTGTGCGACTACTTCTCTTTCACCATGTCCTTCTTCGGCATAGCCTCAATGTTCTTCTTGTTTACCATGGCTGTGGAGTGCTGGCTATCGATTAGCCACCCTTTCTTTTATCAGAGGCACTTCACCAAGCGCCGGGTGGTCATTATCTTCCCCGCCGTGTACTTATGCAGCCTGTTCATTTGTTCGATGCCCTTCATGGGACTGGGCAGCACCAAGCAGTACTGCCCGGGGACCTGGTGTTTCTTTAACATGGCCAACGACGAGAAGAAGTCTGCGTCCTTCTCGGTGCTTTACGCGACTCTCATGGCGATCCTCATCGCCGCCGTGCTAGTTTGCAATAGTTCCGTGGCCATAAACTTGACCAAAATGTACCGGAGGCAGAGGCAAAGGAGCAACTCGAACCTGAGTGGCAGCCGTATGAGGCGCTTCGTACACTACGAGGAGCTGGACAACCTCGTCCTGTTGATTCTCATGAACGTCATCTTCCTCATCTGTTCTCTGCCACTCACG